CTGAGCAATTCGAAGAATTTCTTGATCAGATAGAAGCGCAGGAAATCGAAATGGACAGAAAAGAAGAAGCTGATCCCAAGAGTGAAAAAGAAGAACAATTCGACCTGAATGACTTGAGTGTACCGCCGGGTGTCAGAATCAACGATCCCGTCCGCATGTATCTGAAGGAAATCGGACGAGTGGATTTATTGACTGGTAAAGAAGAAGTGGACTTGGCAATCCGTATCCAGGAAGGTCTGGAAGCTGAGGCAGAATTTGAAGAAACAAATAAAATGACCCCAGCAATAGATACTGCGATTATCCGCGGTGAAAACGCCAAAAAGAAGTTGGCGGAAGCGAATCTTCGTCTCGTTGTCAGTATCGCCAAGCGCTATGTCGGCCGCGGCATGCTGTTCCTTGACTTGATTCAGGAAGGAAATATGGGACTGATTAAAGCGGTCGAGAAGTTTGACCATACAAAAGGCTTTAAATTCAGTACGTATGCGACATGGTGGATCCGTCAGGCAATTACCCGTGCAATCGCCGATCAGGCGCGCACAATCCGTATTCCCGTGCATATGGTGGAAACGATCAATAAGTTGATCCGTGTCCAGCGCCAGTTGCTTCAGGACCTTGGGCGGGAACCGTCTCCGGAAGAAATTGGAGAAGAAATGGAATTAACACCGGAAAAAGTACGTGAAATTTTGAAGATTGCACAAGAGCCGGTTTCATTGGAAACACCGATAGGAGAAGAGGATGACTCTCACTTAGGTGATTTCATTGAAGACTCGGAAGCGCAGTCCCCTTCGGATCATGCAGCGTATGAATTGCTGAAGGAGCAGCTCGAGGATGTGCTGGATACACTGACTGACCGTGAGGAAAATGTATTGCGTCTTCGTTTTGGGCTGGATGACGGCCGTACGCGTACATTGGAAGAGGTCGGAAAAGTGTTCGGTGTTACGCGCGAACGTATTCGTCAGATCGAAGCCAAAGCGCTCCGAAAGCTGCGTCACCCTTCGCGCAGCAAACGACTGAAAGACTTTTTAGAATAATAGATGCATCGGCTTTGAACTAGCCGATGCTTTTTATTTCTGTATGTATAAAAAGAAGATTGATACTATTGGAGGAGAAAGGATGTCTAAGGATAAGAAGCAAATCATCATTTCTGAAATCCGGTATTGGAAAACAAACAAACTCCTTCCTGAACATTATTGCGATTTCCTGATTACATTATATGCACAGGGCGAAGATCCTGATGCAGTGGCAGAGAAGGAATCTTCCACACTCCAAATAGAGCGCAGAAAGCTGCGGGCCAGGCAAATTATGGTTTTGCTAGTCAGTTTATTATTGGCGGCGGCAGCATCAGCTGCGATGTTTACGATGACGGAATATCCCACAGTCACCTTTATTGCTGCAGCAGTGCTGTCGCTGGTTTTCCTGTCACTTGTCTCGGGAAAAACATTTATCAAAAAAGGTTTTGCACCGTTTATTTACATATCGATGGCTCTTTTGCTGCTGATGATGTCATTGAAACTATGGACTGAATTCTTTAATGAAGATACGACGTTATTAATCGGACTCCTCGTATTAAATTGCGGATTATGGCTGTTCACGGGAAGATTATTAAAACTGCTGTATTTTACAATCTCAGGGTCGCTTGGCTTATTGACGATTGTCGCATTTTTACTATTATCTATGTAATAGTGTTCAGACGGACGGAATTCATTGCTAAATTCCGTCCGTTTTCTATATACTGTTATGTAAGGGCTTTCATGGACTTGCGAAAATCAAGTGAACTAGCAGAGAGGATGATCAAAATGAACTTTGATTTAACTCAAGAACAGCAAATGGTGAAAAAACTGATGAGGGACTTTGCGAACGAAGAAGTGGCGCCCGGGGCAGTGGACAGGGACCGTTCGGGTCAGTTTCCGGTGGAAATTTTTAAAAAGCTTTCTGAAATGGGCATGATGGGTTTGCCATTTCCCGAGAAATATGGGGGCGGCGGAGCGGATACCATCAGCTTTGCAATCGTCACGGAAGAGTTAAGCCGTGCCTGTGCATCAACGGGCATTACGTATTCTGCTCATATTTCCCTTGGCGGTGCGCCTTTGCATTTATTCGGTACAAAAGAGCAAAAAGAGAAATACTTAACACCAATCTGCACAGGCGAATCTCTTGGTGCATTTGGTTTAACTGAGCCAAATGCGGGATCCGACGCCGGTGGTACAGAGACATCTGCTGTGCTGGCTGACGGCAATTACACAATCAATGGATCGAAAGTGTATATTACAAATGCCAGCTATGCCAAACATCTCGCGCTCACTGCTGTAACGGATCGTACGGACGGAAAGAAGGAGATCAGTGCCATTATCGTCCCGACTGATGCTGAAGGTTTCCGCATCATCGATAACTATGAAAAAATGGGTCTGCATGCATCCAATACAACCGAACTGCTGTTAGAAGATGTGACAGTTCCCAAAGAGAACCTGCTTGGTGAACGCGGCAAAGGCTTCCAGCAGTTCCTCGTAACGCTAGACGGCGGCCGCATCGGAATCGGGGCGATGGCAGTCGGCATTGCGCAGGCTGCGTACGACCGTGCGCTAAAGTATTCTAAAGAACGCAGGCAGTTCGGCAGGACACTGTCTTCATTCCAAATTACGCAGTTTAAGCTTGCCGATATGGCGATGAAAATTGAACTTGCACGCACGATGGTCTATAAAGCTGCCTGGCTGAAAGATCAGGGCAGAAAGTTTACGAAAGAGGCATCCATGTGTAAATTATACGCTTCGGAAATTGCTATGGAAGTCGCCGATGAAGCAATCCAGATCCACGGAGGCTATGGCTATATGCGGGAATACGAAGTGGAGCGTTATTTGCGCGATGCCAAGCTGCTGGAAATTGGAGAGGGCACCTCAGAAGTTCAGCGTATGGTCATCGCAAGGCAAATCGGCTGCTAATTTGCGAATTATGGCGATTCTGTCACAAAAGACGAAAAGTCGCCCAATAACACTTTCAGTTTTCTCATAGATACAGTACAATGTTAATTGTGTACTGTATCTTTTACAGAATAGATTCTGGTGAAGGAGGGTAATCCAATGAATAAAAATCCTGTTGTACCATTTCTTTTGATTTTCGCATTAGGAATTGGACTGATTTTCTTCATGTCACTTTATGGTTTAGATCAAAAAGAGGAAATTGCTGGAGCTGACGAAGAAGGCACTACGCAAGGTACTGAAGAAGAAAGTGCAAATACCGGCGAATTTGACGCAGAAGCTGTTGCTCAGCAGAAGTGTGTAAGTTGTCACGGTGATAACTTATCCGGCGGAATGGGGCCAGCTTTAAACAGCTCACTTGATGCTGAAACTGCACATGACGCAATCAAAAACGGTGTTGCTGGAACTGCAATGCCAGCTGGACTAGTTCCGGACGAGAACATAGATGAAATGGTTGATTACATTTTATCACTAGACTGATTGTCTACTTACATTAAAGAGCCAGTAAACGGGCGTAACTCCCGGTTTACTGGCTCTTTTGCATTGCATGATTAAGGTGCCGATTATACAATAGATAAGAATGAAAGGCGGGGGAGTATGAATACCAATCAATTATCCAAGCGGCTGGAGATGGTAGCAAGTTTTGTACCGCAAGATACGATACTTGCGGATATTGGAAGCGATCATGCGTATTTGCCATGTTATTTGATGAATAAAGGCAGAATTCTCCGGGCAATTGCAGGAGAAGTCGTAGCTGGCCCGTTTGATGCAGCGGTGCGCAATGTCAGCAGCAACGGGCTCGCGGACGCTATTGAAGTGCGTCTGGCAAACGGCTTGCAGGCGATTGAAGATACAGACTGCGTGGAAACTGTCACAATTGCAGGAATGGGCGGGACGCTGATTGCGTCGATACTTGAAGCAGGAAAAGACCGCCTGACTCATGTGCAGCGGATTATCGCGCAGCCGAATCTGCACGCATTGGCAGTCAGACAATGGGCAGCTGAAAACGGTTTTTATATCATGGATGAAGAAATTTTGCAGGAAGACGGAAAAATCTACGAAGTGCTTGTACTTGAGAGAGGCAAGGCGGAGTATTCAAACACAGATCTACTTGTAGGTCCGGTCTTGCGTAATAAACAATCCGAAGTGTTTCAGGCGAAATGGCAGCGCGAACTGATTGAGTGGGATCGTGTGATGACGGCTCTGGATCAAGCCGCGCAAACAGAAGAAATCCGCAAGAAAAAAGCTGCACTGCAAGACAAATATGAACTGGTCAGGAAGGTGTTGACTGTATGAAAAAAAGTAACGGACATCAGATCATTGAACTATTTGAAAAGTGGTCACCGAAACAGCTTGCTTTCGAGGGGGATCCGATCGGACTGCATATCGGACAATTAAACCGGCCTGTAGATAAGGTATTGGTCACGCTGGACGTCAATGAAGAGGTAATCGATGAAGCGATTGAACACGGTGCGGCTCTCGTCATTGCGCATCATCCGCCATTATTCCGGCCGGTAAAGGCAATAATGACAAATACGCCGCAGGGCAGGATGATTGAGAAGTGCATTAAACATGACATCGCAGTCTATGCAGCTCACACGAATCTTGATATTGCGAAAGGCGGCGTTAATGACATGCTGGCAGACCGCCTTGGTATACAGGAGACAGAACCGATTGAAAATACCGCTTCAGAGTATTTAGTGAAACTGGCCGTATTTTGCCCGCAATCCGACGCCGATGTCCTGCGTCAGGAATTAGCTCGTGCCGGGGCCGGCGCAATTGGCGACTATGAGGCATGCAGTTTCAGTTCACAGGGTATCGGACGATTTACACCGGTTGCGGGTGCAAATCCGACGATTGGTGAAATTGGCGAACCTGCCCTGGTAGATGAAGAACGAATAGAGGTAGTCTTTTCCGAAAGCCAGCAGACAAAAGTTGTGAAAGCGATGTTTGCGGCCCATCCGTATGAAGAGCCGGCATTTGATCTATTCAGGATGCAGCAGAAAACGAATGTCCAAGGCATCGGACGTGTCGGCCGGCTGACAGAAGAGATGACACTGAAAGACTTTGCGCAGCATGTGAAAGAGGTATTTGGAGTTCCGGCCCTGCGATTTGTCGGTGACTCGGATACGGTGATCCGCAAAGTGGCAGTTCTCGGCGGAGACGGCAATAAGTACATCACTGCCGCAAAAAGAAAAGGCGCTGATGTACTCGTGACGGGTGATTTATATTACCACGTCGCACATGAAGCACAAGCGCTCGGCCTTGCTGTAGTGGATCCCGGTCATAATATCGAAAAAATTATGATTTCAGGTGTCGCGAAGAAAATGTCGGCATTATGTGAAGAAAATAAGTTAGCTGTTGAGTTTATTGAATCAAAAATCATTACAGAACCTTTCCAATTTCTCTCATAATACAGGAGGAAGGCTGCCCTGCATGCCGCTTCATTGAAAGAATTGAAAAAGAGCTGTCCGGGAAATCATCACGATTTCCTGAACAGCTCTTTCTTGATTTTTACGGTTCAATCCGAATAACAGGGCTTGGATTCTTGATTTTTGGCAAGATTTTTTCCAACTTGAACTGTCTTTCCGGCTGATGTGTTGAAGGGTCTTCTTTATCAAAATTATTCAGAAACGCAATCACTTCTCTAACAATCACAGTTGGTGTAGAAGCACCTGCTGTAACAGCCACTGTCTCAATATCCATCAGCCACGCAGGGTCGATTTCAGAGACGTCTGATATGCGGTAAGAAGGTGTATTGGCAATTTCCACTGATACTTGCGTCAAACGGTTAGAGTTATTGCTTTTAGGATCTCCCACGACAATCAGCAGCTCAGCTTCACCTGCTTGCTCTGCGACCGCTTCCTGCCGAACTTGTGTAGCCAGACAGATTTCCTGATGTACTTCAATATGCGGAAATTTACGCTCGAGCTCTTCCATCAAATGTGCAACATCCCACTGACTCATCGTTGTCTGATTCGTCACGAGCAATTTTTCATTGGTAATATTAAGATTGTCGATATCCTCCAGATGCTCGATTAAATGAACGGAATCCGGTGCGACGCCGATTGCTCCTTCAGGTTCCGGGTGGTGCTTTTTGCCGATGTAAAGAATGTCATAACCTTCTGCCACTTTTTCTTCAATCAGATGATGCGTGACAGATACATCAGGACAAGTCGCATCGATGGCTACCAGACCTTTTTCTTTTGCAAGCTTGCGGACTTCCGGAGAAACGCCGTGAGCTGTATAGATGACTGTTCCTTTGTCAACTTTGCGCAAAATATCCAGGCGGTTTTCACCGTCAAGTGTGATAATCCCATCTTCTTCAAATGCATCCGTGACGTGCTTGTTGTGGACGATCATGCCTAATATATAAATGGGTCTCGGCAGGGATGTATCGAGCGCAGCATTTCTTGCAATGACCATCGCATCAACCACACCATAACAATAACCTCTTGGTGAAATCTTGAGTACTTTCATTTATTCCACTCCACTCCTCTAATAACTTCTCTCTCATTATAGCGGAGTTTCGCGGGTGATTCAAAGAGTTCAGAACGGAGGCTGGAAAATACGCGGCGAAGATGGCCGATTAATTACTTCCGAATTTGCCGGACCCGGCGCAGCAGGACCGCCAGGACGCGCAGGAGATGAGGCAGGCGGTACATCCGGCATGGATTGAACTCCCTTATATAACCTCCACATGGCCGGCAGATTTTGAACGAGCGGTGCAAACTGCTGAACGAGCGGCGCGAATTGCTGCGCGGTGTTCAAAAAGCGGTTCGCAGTCTGCATATACTGATCGGCACGTGAAGGGCCGGTACCCTGGGCGCCTGTCTGCTGTTGCTGCAGTTGCTGCTGCGGGCGCATATTTGGACCGCCGCTGTTTCGCATTCCCGGCGGTCCGCCCGGGTTTCCAGACATACCTTGCAGGAAAGGCATACCGAAAGGGGATGGGGGCGGGCCGGGCTTCATGGCAGGCTGCGGGGGCTGATTGCTGAACGGATAAAATGATTGATATCTCATCACGAACTCCTTCCTGACATTTTTAGTTGTTTCCCCTATATCCTATGCGAAAAAAGCCACTGGTGGCACCGAATCATGGTACAATAAGAAGTAACTAGAGGAGGAACGATATGTCGAAATTTACAGATTACCAATTCAAGCCATTTTTGAGGGAAGCTATTCAAAAGTTAGGGTTTGAAGAACCGACACCAATACAAAAAGAAATCATCCCATTGATTATGAAAAATACAAGTGCGATTGGACAGGCCCATACAGGTACAGGGAAGTCCCACAGTTTTTTAATTCCGCTGGTTGAAAAGCTCAACACGGAGCTGGATGAACTGCAGACTGTCATCACGGCGCCGACGCGTGAATTGGCTGTTCAGCTTCACGATGAACTGAAAAAACTGATTGAGGGAACGGATATTAAGAGTGCGATACTGATTGGCGGGACCGATAAAAAACGCTCTGCTGAACGTCTGAAGAGCACACCGCATATCATTGTCGGCACCCCGGGACGTATCCAGGATTTGTCTGAAACAGGCGCACTGCCAATCCATACAGCTACACAGCTTGTCATTGATGAAGCGGATCTGGCATTCGACATGGGCTTTATTGAAGACATTGATAAATTTGCGTCCAGAATGCCTGAAAAGCTCAGCATGTATGTATTCTCAGCAACGATTCCTGAGAAATTAAAACCTTTCTTGGCAAAATATATGAATTCACCTGTTCATATACAGATGGGGGATAAAAAGCCGCTGACGGAGAATATGCATTATTCATTAGTTCCGGTCAGAAGTATGGATAAAAATAAAAAGCTGCTTCACGTAATGGATGCAATTCAGCCGTATCTTGCAATCATCTTCACGAATACAAAACAAAATGCGGATCGTCTGGCCAACTTCTTGGCGGAACATGGCCATAAACCAGGTAAAATACACGGAGATCTGACACCGCGTGAACGCACACGCGTGATGAAGAAAGTTCGTGATCTGGATTATCAGTACATCGTGGCGACAGATTTGGCGGCAAGAGGGATTGATATTCCGGGTGTCAGCCATGTGATTAACTATGAACTGCCGGAAGATCTGGAATTCTTCATCCACCGGGTGGGCCGCACCGCACGCGCTGGCATGGAAGGCAATGCAATAACCTTATATGAACCCGCTGATGAAGATGCGATCAACCAGATTGAAAAGCTTGGTATTCCATTTGTCCATGAAGATGTTAAAAATGGTGAATGGATCCAAGTGAAAGAGCGCCAGGCACGTAAGAAACGTGTGCGCGAAGCAGATGAAATTGATAAAAAGGCTGCTTCTATAATTCGTAAACCAGACAAAGTAAAGCCAGGGTATAAGAAAAAACTGGCAGAGCAGCAAGAAAACTTCAAGAAAAGACAAAGGAGAATGAAAAAGAAATCATGATACCAAATGAAATCCTTCTCGGGTCTCACGTATCCATGAGCGGCAAAAAAATGCTGCTTGGCTCCAGTGAAGAAGCACTGAGCTACGGGGCCAATACATTCATGATCTATACGGGTGCTCCGCAAAATACGCGACGTAAACCAATTGAAGAATTAAATATTGAAAGCGGTACGCAGCATATGAAAGAAAACGGGCAGTCAAACATTGTCGTACACGCTCCCTACATCATCAATATTGCGAACACCGCAAAGCCTGAAACATTCCGCCTTGGCGTGGACTTTTTGCAGCAGGAAATCCAGCGTACCGAAGCGCTCGGAGCGAACCGGATTGTCCTTCATCCAGGTGCGCATGTCGGAGCCGGAACGGATGCAGGCATAGCGAAAATTATTGAAGGCCTGAATGAAGTTCTTTCTGAAAAAGCTGATGTCAGCATTGCGCTGGAAACGATGGCCGGCAAAGGAACGGAATGTGGACGAAGCTTTGATGAAATTGCGAGAATCATCGATGGTGTGAAACATAACGAACGTTTGTCTGTCTGCTTCGACACATGTCACGTGCACGATGCGGGGTATGATATCGTGAATGATTTCTCGGGTGTCTTGGATGAATTCGACAGTATCGTCGGACTTGACAGAATATCCGTCATTCACGTAAATGACAGCAAAAATGAACGGGGTGCAGGAAAAGACCGCCACGAAAATATTGGAATGGGACATATTGGCTTTGAACCTCTGGCTTACATCGTTCACCATCCAACATTCAAAGAAATTCCGAAAATCCTGGAAACACCATTTATCGGAACAGACAAAGCAAATAAAAAAGCACCTTATGCAGTCGAAATTGAAATGTTGAAAAAACGTCAATTCACTCCTGAATTACTGGAAGCACTGCATAGCTGATCTGTTCAAGCGCTGCCTGCCCGCAGCGCTTTTTTATTGAAGTTTATACTGCTCCAAATAGAGCATCGTCTTTTCGTATCCAATAATCGAAGACACTTTCTCAATAAACGCCTGCGGGATGCCAGTGAACAGCCAGACGAGTGATACTTCATCCAGCAATGGACGCAGCTGCCGCACTTCGGCAGCAGACAGCACTACACCGTAACTTGCCGCGTACTGTACCGCTTCCTGATCGGGCAGTTGTTTGATCTCCTGAATCAATTGAAGTAAATCCATAGTTATCAAATCCTTTCAATTGGTTGTATCCCTCCGCGTCTTCCTATATAATTCATAAAGTAATCGGAATGATTCCGAATTAAAGGAAGGGATATGTATATGACGGATTCCATCATTAAACTTGAGCATATAACACATAAATATAACCATTCCGTTGCGCTTTCAGATGTCAGTCTGGAAGTGAAGCAAGGGGAATTTTGGGCATTAATCGGCCCGAATGGTTCGGGTAAATCCACATTACTGAAAATTATATTGGGCCTGATCAAACCTTCAGAAGGCATGATTGAATTATTTGGCGGTCCGATTGATTCTTTCAGACAGCAGCAAAAAATCGGCTATGTTTCACAAAAATCTAATGCCTTTACAACAAAGTTTCCTGCAACGGTCCTCGAAGTCGTCAAAAGCGGCCTGACGAGTAAAAAAGGTCTTTTCAAACGGTTCAATAAAGAGGATGAGCAGCGGGCAGTCGATGCACTTCATGTCGTAAAAATGGCTGACCGTAAAGATGAGAGTATCGGCGATTTGTCAGGGGGTCAGCAGCAGCGTGTATTTATCGCGCGCGCACTCGTCAGCCAGCCTGATCTGTTGATTATGGATGAACCGACTGTAGGGATTGACAGACAAAATGTTGAATCCTTTTATTCTATGCTGAGCGAATTGAATCGTGAGTATGGCATAGCGATTTTACTCGTGACACATGAAATCGATGTTGTGACGAAGCTTGCGACACACATCGCCTGCCTGAACAGATCCATCCATTTCCACGGCGTTCATGCGGATTATGAAAAAATGAGTGAAGCGGAACTTTCCGGCTGGTACGGTCATCCTATTCGCAGGCTCCATCAAAAAGAAACGGAGCCGATACGATGATTGAAGCTATTTTTACTTATGAATTTCTCCAAAATGCTGTATTATCCGGGCTGATTATCGGAATGATCGCGCCAATGCTCGGATTATTTATTGTTGTCCGGCGGATGGCGATGATCTCGGACGCACTGAGCCACGTGGCGCTTGCCGGCATTGCAGGAAGTCTGTATTTGAGTCAGCAGGTCTTGTTTTTTGCAGCACTCAATCCCGTTTATCTGGGAATGGGGCCCGCGGTAATCGGTTCATTATTGATTGAACGTCTTCGCAGAGTCTATAAAAGTTTTGAAGAACTGGCCATTCCAATTATTTTATCTGCCGGAATCGGCTTTGGTGCAATCTTTATTTCACTTGCCAAAGGTTTTGGCACTGATTTAGTCGGATATTTATTTGGTTCAGTATCAGCGGTCAGCCGTCAGGATTTATATATTGTCATTTTGATAGCGGTCATTGTCATCGCATTTTTATATTTCTTATATAAAGAGCTATTTTCATTAGCATTTGATCCAGAGTATGCGAGAGTGTCAGGCATTAATGAACGTGTCATCCAGGCGTTATTCATGGTTGTCACGGCTCTCGTTATTGGCGCGTCGATGCGAATCGTAGGAATTTTACTCGTATCTTCACTGATGACATTGCCTGTAGCAGCAGCAATTCAAGTGGCAAAAAGCTATAAAGGGGCTTTGGTTTATTCTGTAGTATTCGGTGAAATCGCGGTCGTCATTGGACTAATTTCTGCTTATTATTTAGATATCGCGCCTGGTGGAACTATTGTTGTAACGTCGGTGATCATTTTACTGTGTGTTCTTTTTGGAAAAAAGGTACGGTCATGAGCAGCAGGAAAGGTGGCGTTTTGTCATGACGATAGATGAAGCATGGGAAATTTTATTGAAATATGATTATAAACGTACGAAGAACCGGGAAATTTTATTGAAATTTTTTGATGAAGGGAACCGCTATGTCACGGCTATGGAAGTGCGGGTGGCAGTGGAGCGCGATAATCCCGGCATCAGTTTCGACACGATCTACCGGAATCTTGCGGTGTTCTCGAAGCTTGGAATATTGGATGAAACAGAATTAAACGGTGAGCGTCTGTTCCGCATGCAATGCGCAACGGACAGCCATCATCACCATTTCATCTGCACGACTTGCGGCAGCACAAAATCAATTCCGAGCTGCCCGATGGATACCGTCACAGTGAATCTGTCGGAATATGAAATAGAAGGACATAAATTTGAAATTTACGGAAGATGTCCGAAGTGTATAGTGGAATAGATGAAAAGGATGCCGCAGAAGTGAAAACACTTCAAGCGGCATTCTTTTTTTACAGTTGAATAGTAAAATGAGGGGACATTATGAGTGGAGGAGTGATTGGGTGTCTGGTGGGGTGGTGGGGTGCATGAATCCGAGAGAAGTGAAGCACTCAAATGCGCCGGTCAAGGGCTCAAACACATCTGCAAGCGCTCATAGGTCCTGTTCAACCGCTCAATGAGGCGGGTTAACCGCTCATAGCCCCCGGCCAAGCGCTCATAAGCCCCGTTCAACCGCTCAATGAGGCGGGCTAACCGCTCATAGCTCATGCCCACGCGCTCATAGGTTCCGTTCAACCGCTCAATGAGGCGGGTTAACCGCTCATAGCCCATCTTCAAGTGCTCATAACCCCCGGCCGAGCGCTCAAACCGCGTCTACAACCGCTCATAGCTCATGCCCACGCGCTCATAGGTCCTGTTCAACCGCTCAATCAGGCGGGCTAACCGCTCATAGCCCATGCCGAACGCCCATAAGCCCCGTTCAACCGCTCAATCAGGCGGGCTAACCGCTTATAGCTCATGCCCACGCGCTCATAGGTTCCGTTCAACCGCTCAATGAGGCGGGTTAACCGCTCATAGCCCATCTTCAAGTGCTCATAACCCCCGGCCGAGCGCTCAAACCGCGTCTACAACCGCTCATAGCTCATGCCCACGCGCTCATAGGTCCTGTTCAACCGCTCAATCAGGCGGGCTAACCGCTCATAGCCCATGCCGAACGCCCATAAGCCCCGTTCAACCGCTCAATCAGGCGGGCTAACCGCTTATAGTCCGCACTAAAAAAGAGCACCGCTATACGCGATGCTCCCGTCACTTACTTATTCTTAATCATTTCAGTAGCATGAAACAGCCGTCTGACGTACTGGTCGGCTTGTTTCCAATTCGATACACGGATAACGCCTTCTGGAACCGGATCCTGGTTATAAGGCGTATCAAACAAGAACACAGGAATATCTAATTCTTCATGAATCCCTACCGCATTGTCATGTTTATCCTCGAAAAAGGCATCCACGCTGAATTGTTTTGCAGTTTCAATTTTATGATGCGTCCCGATCAGCTCCACGTGATCGTAAGGAATATCTTGTTTATGGAACCAGTCTGTCGTACACTCCAGCACATTCTGTCCCCGTGCTGAAATATAGAACAGCTCATACTGGTTTTGCCAGTTCGTCAAAACTTCTTTCGCAAACTGCTGAGCAGGAGATGTCCGATAAATCAGTTCCTCTGCTTCTTTATACCATTCACTGAACAGTACAGGATCCACATCAAATGCCTTCGTCAAATCATACTCTTTAATGTCGTCAAGTGTCAGATTGGATCCAAAACGTTTATTAATGTGGGGGAGAAGAGCTGTCGGACATGTTACGGTGCCGTCAATATCGATCCCGAAACGGATGTCTTTCATTCAGAAGCGCTGCCTTGTGCAAGAGCTTTCTCTTGACGTTTCTTCTCAAAGTACTCCTCCGCCAGAATATCAATTTCTTTCTTTAGCTCGTCAACCATTGTTTCTTCCGGTACTTTACGTACAGTTTTACCGTGCATGAAGAGCAATCCTTCACCGCGTGCACCGGCGATGCCAATATCTGCCTCACGGGCTTCACCCGGGCCGTTTACTGCACAGCCAAGAACCGCCACTTTCAACGGTGCTTTAATATTTGAAATATATTCTTCCACTTCATTGGCAATCGAGATCAAGTCGATTTCGATACGGCCGCATGTCGGGCAAGAAATTAATGTTGCGGCATTGGATGAAAGACCGAATACTTTCAACAGCTCTTTCGCTACTTTAATTTCCTGAACGGGATCCGCGCTTAACGATACACGCATTGTATTCCCGATACCTGAAGATAACAGGGAGCCGAGTCCAGCCGCACTTTTGATTGAACCGGCGAATAATGTACCGGATTCCGTGATGCCGAGATGCAGCGGGTAGTCGAATGCAGCTGCCGCAAGCTTGTACGCTTCAATAGCCAAGTTCACGTCTGATGCTTTCAGCGACACAATGATATCGTGGAAGTCCAGGTCTTCCAGTATTTTAATGTGATGCAAAGCACTTTCTACCATACCTTCAGCTGTAGGATAGCCGTACTTTTCAAGGATTTTTCTCTCGAGAGAACCAGCGTTGACGC
The Sporosarcina sp. P33 genome window above contains:
- a CDS encoding acyl-CoA dehydrogenase family protein, producing the protein MNFDLTQEQQMVKKLMRDFANEEVAPGAVDRDRSGQFPVEIFKKLSEMGMMGLPFPEKYGGGGADTISFAIVTEELSRACASTGITYSAHISLGGAPLHLFGTKEQKEKYLTPICTGESLGAFGLTEPNAGSDAGGTETSAVLADGNYTINGSKVYITNASYAKHLALTAVTDRTDGKKEISAIIVPTDAEGFRIIDNYEKMGLHASNTTELLLEDVTVPKENLLGERGKGFQQFLVTLDGGRIGIGAMAVGIAQAAYDRALKYSKERRQFGRTLSSFQITQFKLADMAMKIELARTMVYKAAWLKDQGRKFTKEASMCKLYASEIAMEVADEAIQIHGGYGYMREYEVERYLRDAKLLEIGEGTSEVQRMVIARQIGC
- the cccA gene encoding cytochrome c550, with the translated sequence MNKNPVVPFLLIFALGIGLIFFMSLYGLDQKEEIAGADEEGTTQGTEEESANTGEFDAEAVAQQKCVSCHGDNLSGGMGPALNSSLDAETAHDAIKNGVAGTAMPAGLVPDENIDEMVDYILSLD
- a CDS encoding tRNA (adenine(22)-N(1))-methyltransferase TrmK, coding for MNTNQLSKRLEMVASFVPQDTILADIGSDHAYLPCYLMNKGRILRAIAGEVVAGPFDAAVRNVSSNGLADAIEVRLANGLQAIEDTDCVETVTIAGMGGTLIASILEAGKDRLTHVQRIIAQPNLHALAVRQWAAENGFYIMDEEILQEDGKIYEVLVLERGKAEYSNTDLLVGPVLRNKQSEVFQAKWQRELIEWDRVMTALDQAAQTEEIRKKKAALQDKYELVRKVLTV
- a CDS encoding Nif3-like dinuclear metal center hexameric protein; the encoded protein is MKKSNGHQIIELFEKWSPKQLAFEGDPIGLHIGQLNRPVDKVLVTLDVNEEVIDEAIEHGAALVIAHHPPLFRPVKAIMTNTPQGRMIEKCIKHDIAVYAAHTNLDIAKGGVNDMLADRLGIQETEPIENTASEYLVKLAVFCPQSDADVLRQELARAGAGAIGDYEACSFSSQGIGRFTPVAGANPTIGEIGEPALVDEERIEVVFSESQQTKVVKAMFAAHPYEEPAFDLFRMQQKTNVQGIGRVGRLTEEMTLKDFAQHVKEVFGVPALRFVGDSDTVIRKVAVLGGDGNKYITAAKRKGADVLVTGDLYYHVAHEAQALGLAVVDPGHNIEKIMISGVAKKMSALCEENKLAVEFIESKIITEPFQFLS
- a CDS encoding 4-hydroxy-3-methylbut-2-enyl diphosphate reductase translates to MKVLKISPRGYCYGVVDAMVIARNAALDTSLPRPIYILGMIVHNKHVTDAFEEDGIITLDGENRLDILRKVDKGTVIYTAHGVSPEVRKLAKEKGLVAIDATCPDVSVTHHLIEEKVAEGYDILYIGKKHHPEPEGAIGVAPDSVHLIEHLEDIDNLNITNEKLLVTNQTTMSQWDVAHLMEELERKFPHIEVHQEICLATQVRQEAVAEQAGEAELLIVVGDPKSNNSNRLTQVSVEIANTPSYRISDVSEIDPAWLMDIETVAVTAGASTPTVIVREVIAFLNNFDKEDPSTHQPERQFKLEKILPKIKNPSPVIRIEP
- the vrrA gene encoding VrrA/YqfQ family protein codes for the protein MRYQSFYPFSNQPPQPAMKPGPPPSPFGMPFLQGMSGNPGGPPGMRNSGGPNMRPQQQLQQQQTGAQGTGPSRADQYMQTANRFLNTAQQFAPLVQQFAPLVQNLPAMWRLYKGVQSMPDVPPASSPARPGGPAAPGPANSEVINRPSSPRIFQPPF